One window from the genome of Aquabacterium sp. A3 encodes:
- the gmd gene encoding GDP-mannose 4,6-dehydratase, with product MTKKVALITGVTGQDGSYLAEFLLNKGYEVHGIKRRSSLFNTDRIDHLYQDPHVNNRNFILHYGDLTDSTSLVRIVQKVQPDEIYNLAAQSHVGVSFEEPEYTANADGIGALRLLEAIRILGLEKKTRFYQASTSELYGLVQEIPQKETTPFYPRSPYAVAKLYAYWITVNYREAYGMYACNGVLFNHESPVRGETFVTRKITRAISRIALGLQDCLYLGNMSALRDWGHAKDYVEMQWLMLQQDVAEDFVIATGVQYSVREFVEFSAKELGVTLAFEGEGEQEIGKVVKVEAVGGEMLAACKVGDVIVRVDPRYYRPTEVETLLGDPAKAKEKLGWTPKITLHELVREMVQSDYTSAKRDELVKGAGYQAYDYHE from the coding sequence ATGACCAAAAAAGTAGCATTGATCACTGGCGTCACCGGGCAGGACGGTTCTTACCTGGCCGAGTTTTTGTTGAACAAGGGCTACGAGGTGCACGGCATCAAGCGCCGCAGCAGCCTGTTCAACACCGACCGCATCGACCACCTGTACCAAGATCCGCACGTCAACAACCGCAACTTCATCCTGCATTACGGCGACCTGACGGACAGCACCAGCCTGGTGCGCATCGTGCAGAAAGTGCAGCCCGACGAGATCTACAACCTGGCCGCCCAAAGCCACGTGGGCGTGAGCTTTGAAGAGCCCGAGTACACGGCCAACGCCGATGGCATTGGCGCGCTGCGGCTATTGGAGGCCATCCGCATCCTGGGGCTGGAAAAGAAAACCCGCTTCTATCAGGCCTCAACCTCTGAGCTGTACGGCCTGGTGCAAGAGATTCCGCAAAAGGAAACCACGCCGTTCTACCCTCGCAGTCCTTATGCGGTGGCCAAGCTGTACGCCTACTGGATCACGGTGAACTACCGCGAGGCCTATGGCATGTATGCCTGCAACGGCGTGCTGTTCAACCACGAAAGCCCGGTGCGTGGCGAAACCTTCGTGACGCGCAAGATCACGCGCGCCATCAGCCGCATTGCGCTGGGCCTGCAAGATTGCCTGTACCTGGGCAACATGAGCGCGTTGCGCGACTGGGGTCACGCCAAAGACTACGTCGAGATGCAGTGGCTGATGCTGCAGCAAGACGTGGCCGAAGACTTCGTGATCGCGACCGGCGTGCAGTACAGCGTGCGCGAGTTCGTGGAGTTCTCGGCCAAAGAGCTGGGCGTTACCTTGGCCTTTGAGGGCGAAGGAGAGCAAGAGATTGGCAAGGTCGTTAAGGTTGAAGCCGTGGGTGGTGAGATGCTGGCCGCGTGCAAGGTGGGCGATGTGATCGTGCGGGTGGACCCACGCTACTACCGCCCCACCGAGGTCGAAACCCTGTTGGGTGACCCTGCCAAAGCCAAGGAAAAGCTCGGTTGGACGCCTAAGATCACCCTGCATGAACTGGTGCGCGAGATGGTGCAGAGCGACTACACCAGTGCCAAGCGGGATGAGCTGGTGAAGGGCGCCGGTTACCAAGCTTACGATTACCACGAATGA
- the epsI gene encoding exosortase-associated protein EpsI, B-type: MAVANEPSPIKWPVAVMVAALLMVGGSYGLTQALTPTRVMADELPALNLEQDIPKQFGDWRLLDNGPAVVVDPTVEATLAEFYSQTIGRSYVNSKGQLVMLSLAYGKNQNSFNTAAHRPEFCYAAQGYLIKKVAENAFALKDHSVIASRLVATRVGSRHNEPISYWVTLDDTTALPGLSRRIQQFKYGLQGKIVDGFLVRISSLGADNDQQFEVHEQFARDLEQAIAPSLRPRLFGLSGSHK, from the coding sequence GTGGCCGTCGCAAATGAACCCTCGCCCATCAAATGGCCCGTGGCCGTGATGGTGGCCGCCCTGCTCATGGTGGGCGGGTCTTATGGGCTGACCCAGGCCCTGACGCCCACCCGCGTGATGGCCGATGAACTGCCGGCGTTGAATCTGGAGCAGGACATTCCAAAACAATTTGGCGACTGGCGATTGCTTGACAACGGCCCGGCGGTGGTGGTGGATCCGACGGTGGAGGCCACGCTGGCGGAGTTCTACTCGCAAACCATCGGACGAAGCTATGTCAACTCCAAAGGACAGCTGGTGATGCTGTCATTGGCGTATGGCAAGAACCAGAACTCGTTCAACACCGCGGCGCACCGTCCCGAGTTCTGTTATGCGGCTCAAGGCTATCTGATCAAGAAAGTGGCCGAGAACGCATTCGCACTCAAAGACCATTCGGTCATTGCCAGTCGCTTGGTGGCCACGCGTGTTGGCTCACGGCACAATGAACCCATCAGTTACTGGGTGACTTTGGACGACACCACCGCCTTGCCCGGCTTGTCTCGGCGCATCCAGCAGTTCAAGTACGGCCTTCAAGGCAAAATCGTGGATGGATTCCTGGTTCGGATTTCGTCACTGGGCGCCGACAATGATCAGCAGTTTGAAGTCCATGAGCAGTTTGCCCGTGATCTTGAGCAGGCCATCGCGCCGTCACTGCGCCCCCGTTTGTTTGGATTGAGCGGTTCTCATAAATGA
- a CDS encoding HprK-related kinase A, whose protein sequence is MPPFVMHIRSPIAVVADGIHRLYAQHLCWHQTDRFVDFRVSVRVRRPWWRPLCEFQMDGLQPFTPLAMGEAFALLEWGMNWCITGHCHQWVILHAAVLERGGRAVILPAPPGSGKSTLCAALMGAGWRLLSDELTLIDPDSGLITPSPRPVSLKNASIDVIRRRLPHVPMGPVAHDTLKGTVCHLKASDDSVARADEPARPAWVVFPKYDPQASLEVQARGKADALLELQRNAFNRHVHGHAGFHAVANVLDASQVYDLRYSDLDRALAFFDGLSAHA, encoded by the coding sequence ATGCCTCCCTTTGTCATGCACATCCGCTCGCCCATTGCGGTGGTGGCCGATGGCATTCACCGGCTGTACGCTCAGCACCTGTGCTGGCATCAAACGGACCGTTTCGTGGATTTCAGGGTGTCGGTCCGTGTGCGGCGTCCCTGGTGGCGGCCCTTGTGCGAGTTTCAGATGGACGGGCTTCAGCCCTTCACGCCCCTGGCCATGGGCGAGGCATTTGCCTTGCTGGAGTGGGGCATGAACTGGTGCATCACCGGGCATTGCCACCAATGGGTGATCTTGCATGCGGCCGTTCTGGAGCGGGGTGGGCGCGCCGTCATCCTGCCTGCGCCCCCGGGCTCGGGCAAGAGCACGCTGTGCGCCGCCCTCATGGGGGCCGGATGGCGCCTGTTGTCTGACGAGTTGACCTTGATCGACCCTGACTCGGGGTTGATCACGCCCAGCCCTCGGCCTGTCAGCCTGAAAAACGCGTCGATTGACGTCATTCGCCGGCGGCTTCCACACGTGCCCATGGGGCCGGTGGCCCACGACACCCTCAAAGGCACTGTGTGCCACCTGAAAGCCTCGGACGACAGTGTGGCCCGAGCGGACGAACCTGCTCGGCCGGCCTGGGTGGTGTTTCCGAAATACGACCCCCAGGCCTCGCTGGAAGTGCAAGCACGCGGTAAAGCCGACGCCTTGCTCGAGTTGCAGCGCAACGCCTTCAATCGCCACGTGCATGGGCATGCCGGATTTCACGCGGTGGCCAATGTGCTGGACGCCAGCCAGGTCTACGATCTGCGCTACAGCGACCTGGATCGCGCCTTGGCCTTCTTTGATGGCTTGTCTGCCCATGCCTGA
- a CDS encoding WecB/TagA/CpsF family glycosyltransferase yields MRHPDPNFGYPSLSFVEHERRLERAKMSSGKHFMRRGANVLDSHIDAIGWDEVVSRIAAWAGQRQSRYVAFCNVHSVVTASQDATFNKALEQADLALPDGAPVAWALRREGFDKQQRINGPDLMWRYLEVAERLGQSVFFYGSSEDTLAKLRARLTAAFPKLKIAGMVSPPFRALSPEEDQIDIAQINASGAQVVFVGLGCPKQEAWMQAHRGSIRAVMLGVGAAFDYHAGTIQRAPQWVQKIGMEWFHRLCSEPRRLARRYLVTNSVFMARVIKDSLFGQPDKKGNAGNRQA; encoded by the coding sequence ATGAGACATCCAGATCCGAATTTTGGCTACCCATCCTTGTCGTTCGTCGAGCACGAGCGTCGGCTTGAGCGCGCCAAGATGAGTTCGGGCAAGCATTTCATGCGACGCGGCGCCAACGTTCTTGACTCACACATCGATGCCATCGGCTGGGACGAGGTCGTTTCGCGCATCGCCGCGTGGGCCGGTCAACGGCAGTCCCGTTACGTGGCGTTCTGCAACGTGCACTCCGTGGTCACCGCCTCGCAGGATGCAACGTTCAACAAGGCCCTGGAACAAGCCGACCTGGCCCTGCCTGACGGCGCTCCCGTGGCCTGGGCATTGCGTCGCGAAGGTTTTGACAAGCAGCAACGCATCAACGGTCCTGACCTGATGTGGCGCTACCTGGAGGTGGCCGAGCGCCTGGGGCAGAGCGTGTTTTTCTATGGCAGCTCTGAAGACACCTTGGCCAAGTTGCGCGCCCGGTTGACGGCGGCTTTCCCCAAGCTGAAGATTGCCGGCATGGTTTCGCCCCCCTTCCGGGCCCTCAGCCCTGAAGAAGACCAGATCGACATCGCCCAGATCAATGCCTCTGGCGCGCAGGTGGTGTTCGTGGGCCTGGGTTGCCCCAAACAAGAGGCCTGGATGCAAGCCCACCGTGGCAGCATCCGCGCGGTGATGCTGGGGGTTGGCGCTGCGTTCGATTACCACGCAGGCACCATTCAGCGCGCGCCCCAGTGGGTTCAGAAGATCGGCATGGAATGGTTCCATCGCCTGTGCAGTGAGCCGCGCCGCCTGGCCCGACGTTACCTGGTCACCAACTCGGTGTTCATGGCACGCGTCATCAAGGACAGCCTGTTCGGTCAGCCCGATAAAAAGGGCAATGCTGGCAACCGGCAGGCGTGA
- the xrtB gene encoding exosortase B encodes MSTTSSASPPLPWWSAPVGARGGVSVQAIVVFLLAFAVMYAPAYMELARTTWTTDEQGHGPLILGAAAWLLWVNRQTIFEGPARPAVFSGFAFLTAGVVIFSVARSQQMIEIEVASQMLVLIAGFLLLHGKSALRKAWFPLFFLLFMVPLPASVVQALTLPLKSAVSVVAENILYWAGYPIGRTGVMLTVGPYQLLVADACSGLNSLFTLEALGLLYMNIMNYQSKARNVILAIAIVPISFIANVTRVIILVLITYHLGDEAGQGFMHGFAGLVLFAVALTLTYAFDRVLAVRFDDQGGARGRRK; translated from the coding sequence ATGAGCACTACTTCTTCTGCTTCGCCACCGCTGCCATGGTGGTCGGCCCCCGTGGGCGCACGCGGTGGCGTGTCTGTCCAAGCCATCGTGGTTTTCCTTCTGGCGTTTGCAGTCATGTACGCGCCGGCGTACATGGAGCTGGCGAGAACCACCTGGACCACCGATGAGCAGGGCCATGGGCCTCTGATCCTGGGGGCCGCCGCCTGGTTGCTGTGGGTCAATCGGCAAACCATATTCGAGGGCCCGGCCCGGCCTGCGGTGTTTTCCGGGTTTGCGTTCTTGACGGCTGGGGTGGTGATTTTTTCCGTCGCGCGCTCTCAGCAGATGATCGAGATCGAAGTGGCATCTCAGATGCTGGTTTTGATCGCTGGTTTTTTGCTGCTGCATGGCAAATCGGCGCTGCGCAAGGCGTGGTTTCCGTTGTTTTTCCTGTTGTTCATGGTTCCGCTGCCGGCGTCGGTGGTTCAGGCCCTGACCCTGCCGCTCAAGAGCGCGGTGTCGGTCGTGGCCGAAAACATCCTCTACTGGGCGGGATACCCCATTGGCCGCACTGGCGTGATGCTGACGGTGGGGCCCTACCAGTTGTTGGTCGCTGACGCGTGTTCGGGGTTGAACTCCTTGTTCACGCTGGAGGCCCTGGGCCTGCTGTACATGAACATCATGAATTACCAGTCCAAGGCGCGAAATGTCATTCTGGCCATTGCCATCGTGCCCATTTCCTTCATTGCGAACGTGACGCGGGTGATCATCCTGGTGCTGATCACTTATCACCTCGGGGATGAGGCCGGTCAAGGTTTCATGCACGGTTTTGCTGGCCTGGTGCTGTTCGCGGTGGCCTTGACGTTGACTTATGCGTTTGACCGGGTGCTGGCAGTGCGTTTTGATGATCAAGGAGGCGCACGTGGCCGTCGCAAATGA
- a CDS encoding nucleotidyltransferase domain-containing protein produces MPERLPLQPLLSALKHPEVLVSYSGAQWDQLMRLARAGDLVSRVAALARQHGIWDDLLPAARRHLRAAELLCQRQHTELGYEAQEIALALKGLPGPVVVLKGAAYVLSGLDAGRGRMLGDVDVLVPRAQLADAESALMLAGWMSSSSDYDQHYYRQWMHELPPMTHIKRGTVLDVHHAILPSTARLSPPTASLMQQIVPTGHVSGLWMLGPADMVLHSAVHLMHEGELEMGLRGLVDLDALLSEFGPRSGFWPSLLARARELNLGRPLHHVCWLLQEFLGSAIPEDFVQGLSQVSGARSGAVSSALTGWALRLAMVPRHPEADVVWSPLARQLIYLRGHWMRMPAHLLAAHLGRKAWIAATQGWREARAQKETARRP; encoded by the coding sequence ATGCCTGAGCGTTTGCCATTGCAGCCTTTGCTGAGTGCACTCAAGCACCCCGAGGTGCTGGTGTCGTATTCGGGTGCGCAGTGGGATCAGCTCATGCGCCTGGCGCGTGCGGGCGACCTGGTGTCGCGGGTGGCTGCACTGGCACGGCAGCACGGCATCTGGGATGACCTGCTGCCGGCGGCGCGCCGGCACTTGCGTGCCGCCGAGCTGTTGTGCCAGCGCCAGCACACCGAACTGGGTTACGAGGCGCAGGAAATTGCCCTGGCCTTGAAAGGGCTGCCAGGCCCGGTGGTGGTGCTCAAAGGGGCGGCCTACGTGCTGTCCGGGCTGGATGCCGGACGGGGGCGCATGCTGGGTGATGTGGATGTGCTGGTGCCCCGAGCGCAACTGGCCGACGCCGAATCAGCCCTGATGTTGGCCGGCTGGATGTCATCCAGCAGCGACTACGATCAGCACTATTACCGGCAATGGATGCACGAGCTGCCTCCGATGACCCACATCAAGCGTGGAACGGTGCTGGATGTTCACCACGCCATCTTGCCGTCCACGGCGCGCCTGTCGCCCCCGACGGCCAGCCTGATGCAGCAGATCGTGCCCACAGGCCACGTCTCGGGCTTGTGGATGCTGGGTCCGGCCGACATGGTGTTGCACAGCGCTGTGCACCTGATGCATGAGGGGGAGCTGGAGATGGGCTTGCGCGGTCTGGTGGACCTTGACGCCTTGTTGTCAGAATTCGGCCCCCGGTCGGGCTTCTGGCCCTCGTTGCTGGCGCGAGCCCGCGAGCTGAATCTGGGCCGACCGCTGCACCATGTCTGCTGGCTGCTGCAGGAATTCCTGGGCAGCGCCATCCCGGAGGACTTTGTGCAAGGCTTGAGCCAGGTGTCTGGTGCGCGGTCTGGCGCGGTGTCATCAGCGCTGACCGGTTGGGCCTTGAGGCTGGCCATGGTGCCCCGCCACCCCGAGGCGGACGTGGTGTGGAGCCCGCTGGCCAGACAGTTGATTTACCTGCGTGGGCACTGGATGCGCATGCCTGCGCACCTCTTGGCGGCGCATCTGGGCAGAAAGGCCTGGATCGCGGCCACCCAGGGATGGCGTGAGGCGAGAGCCCAAAAAGAAACGGCCCGAAGGCCGTGA